In a genomic window of Syntrophorhabdaceae bacterium:
- a CDS encoding Crp/Fnr family transcriptional regulator: MDNLKSVSLFSTLNEKDIEVISRIIYINTYARGEVVFQEGEKGDSLYIVLKGQVKVCLYDEDGREYILAAIGRDGFFGELALIDELPRSANVITLESSELLIIRRHEFTRLLMENPTITIAILRVLSRRLREADERIKWLAFLSVEGRILKYLLGVGEKTGVKVKDYVIIEKGPTQIEIASSCGCSRETVSRMIKSLVQKGIVSVRKRQYTLNAVPPSF; this comes from the coding sequence ATGGATAATTTAAAGAGCGTGAGCCTTTTCTCTACGCTTAACGAGAAAGATATCGAGGTCATTTCAAGGATTATCTATATCAACACCTATGCCCGGGGGGAGGTCGTTTTTCAGGAAGGTGAAAAGGGAGATTCCCTTTATATTGTCCTCAAGGGGCAGGTGAAGGTCTGCCTCTATGATGAAGACGGCAGGGAATACATACTGGCTGCCATCGGCAGGGACGGTTTTTTTGGTGAACTTGCCCTGATTGACGAATTACCACGGTCTGCAAACGTGATTACCCTTGAAAGCTCAGAGTTGCTCATTATCAGGAGACACGAGTTTACCAGGCTCCTCATGGAGAACCCCACAATTACCATCGCCATTTTAAGGGTTCTTTCCAGGAGGCTTCGCGAGGCAGACGAGAGGATCAAATGGCTTGCCTTCCTCAGCGTGGAAGGAAGGATTTTAAAGTATCTTCTCGGTGTCGGCGAGAAGACGGGGGTGAAGGTAAAAGATTATGTCATCATAGAAAAGGGGCCTACGCAGATCGAGATAGCCAGTTCCTGCGGTTGTTCACGGGAAACCGTATCGCGGATGATAAAGAGCCTCGTGCAGAAAGGTATCGTGAGCGTGAGGAAGCGGCAATATACACTGAATGCTGTGCCGCCCTCTTTTTAG